One genomic window of Phormidium ambiguum IAM M-71 includes the following:
- a CDS encoding pentapeptide repeat-containing protein, which translates to MKLQILIASLLLTTLGFSYSAQAQSFGDVRRLLNSGNCRNCNLRGADLRGRDLRNVDLQGADLEDADLRNANLRGANLRNANLRGADLGNANLRDANTSNAIFDNANLRGTDLENRYGDRYSDRYNNRYNDRYSRRGNYEEEIRQIYRDILGREPDLNGYRDWSEALRNGTSVRDVRSRIANSDEATNQINQIYREVLGRDVDPSGLRTWRNRLASGDSLNDVRRDIANSPEARNRPNQSFPPTRPYPPVRPGYPPVLTPRPIQPPPIQR; encoded by the coding sequence ATGAAACTACAAATTCTCATAGCCAGCTTGTTATTAACCACTTTGGGTTTCTCTTATTCCGCACAAGCTCAAAGTTTTGGTGATGTCCGCAGATTACTTAATAGTGGTAATTGTCGTAATTGCAATCTAAGAGGTGCAGATCTTAGAGGTCGGGATTTAAGAAATGTCGATTTACAAGGTGCTGACTTAGAAGATGCTGATCTGAGAAATGCTAACTTGCGAGGCGCTAATTTAAGAAATGCTAACTTGCGAGGTGCAGATTTGGGAAATGCAAATCTCAGAGATGCAAATACAAGCAATGCAATTTTTGATAATGCGAATTTGAGAGGAACCGATCTTGAGAATAGATATGGCGATCGCTATAGCGATCGCTACAATAATCGCTATAACGATCGCTACAGTAGACGCGGTAACTATGAAGAAGAAATTCGCCAAATTTACCGTGATATTCTAGGTCGTGAACCTGACTTAAATGGTTATCGAGATTGGTCAGAAGCCTTAAGAAATGGTACTTCTGTTAGAGACGTTCGTTCTCGAATTGCTAACAGCGACGAAGCCACAAATCAAATCAATCAAATTTACCGCGAAGTCTTAGGTCGTGATGTCGATCCTAGTGGATTAAGAACTTGGAGAAATCGTCTCGCTTCTGGTGACTCATTAAACGATGTTCGCCGCGATATCGCCAATAGTCCAGAAGCTAGAAATCGACCAAATCAATCTTTCCCCCCAACTCGACCTTACCCACCAGTTCGACCTGGTTATCCACCTGTACTTACTCCCAGACCAATTCAACCACCACCAATTCAACGATAA
- a CDS encoding FkbM family methyltransferase, with amino-acid sequence MGNNFAEAIAFYQKSIELNPQDWEAYKNLANLWAINGNLEQAITYYQKVIYLNPNLAEVHNNLGNCFLAKNQLEDAIASYQKAVFLNPKYPEAYYNLGNACKAKGDLVAAKIHYEKTISIKPNFPEVHNNLGLVLQEEGYLAAAITCYQEAIKLNPEYAEAHNNLGNAFEEEKNLEKAIACYEKSLALNSNYIDAYNNLGNVLLTQGKAEEAIACYQKALELNPNYVQAHYNYANALKYLDRLDDAIAKLQYTLTLDPNFAEAHKNLGISLLIKGEFARGFAEYEWRWHTKEYRKIASFQPVWHGGDLQGKKILLLCEQGYGDNIHFIRYASLIAQQGAHITLACYEELYRLFSTVPGIEQIVTSGTTVEYDYCAPTMSLPYLMGTTAETIPTNIPYLFPPKTTTIILESPPETYLKIGIVWAGNPGNTNDRNRSCNLLNFLPLLDIPGITFYSLQKGAKAQDLTALNLTQQIQNIGEKINDFADTAAVINQLDLVICVDTSVAHLAGAMGKPVWVLLSKVADWRWMLEGENNTWYPTLRLFRQTQLGDWHHVFQKVALELEKLVEELQNKTMENHLIEQNLLLLNGFNKLKKCRHGLLLYNINDIEVGKSLEAYGEYKEGEIELLQKIIKPKDLVVDIGANIGVNTVSFAQAVGNQGTVLAFEPQRVIFQNLCANLALNSITNTYCYNVAVSDTFSAIKLPVLDYSKPDDFSKLDIGEDEEGELAQTITLDSLNLPHCRLIKIDVAGMELAVLQGAINTIKTLQPILYINYQPKNDKSLINFLVECGYQLYWHKIPIYQENNYLQNPENLFGKAESNSIFCVPPNFNLKLDNLKPVNVNKSENVK; translated from the coding sequence ATGGGAAATAATTTTGCTGAGGCGATCGCTTTTTACCAAAAGTCTATTGAGTTAAATCCGCAAGATTGGGAAGCTTATAAAAATTTAGCTAATCTTTGGGCAATTAACGGTAATTTAGAGCAAGCAATTACTTATTACCAAAAAGTTATTTACTTAAATCCAAATTTAGCGGAAGTACATAACAATTTAGGAAATTGCTTTTTAGCAAAGAATCAATTGGAAGATGCGATCGCATCATACCAAAAAGCTGTGTTCCTAAATCCTAAATACCCAGAAGCTTATTACAATTTGGGTAATGCCTGTAAAGCAAAAGGCGATCTAGTAGCAGCGAAAATTCATTATGAGAAAACCATTTCTATAAAACCAAACTTTCCCGAAGTTCATAATAACTTAGGTTTAGTTTTGCAAGAAGAAGGTTATCTTGCAGCAGCAATTACTTGTTACCAAGAAGCAATTAAATTAAATCCTGAATATGCAGAAGCGCATAACAATTTAGGTAACGCTTTTGAAGAAGAGAAAAATTTAGAAAAAGCGATCGCTTGTTATGAAAAATCTTTAGCTTTAAATTCTAATTATATTGATGCTTATAATAACTTGGGTAATGTATTGTTAACTCAAGGGAAAGCGGAAGAAGCGATCGCTTGTTACCAAAAAGCTTTAGAATTAAATCCTAACTATGTACAAGCACATTATAACTATGCTAATGCGCTTAAATATTTAGATAGGTTGGACGATGCGATCGCTAAACTACAATATACTTTAACCTTAGATCCTAACTTTGCCGAAGCGCATAAAAATTTAGGCATTAGTTTATTAATCAAAGGAGAATTTGCTCGCGGATTTGCTGAATACGAATGGCGATGGCATACTAAAGAATACCGCAAAATTGCCTCCTTTCAACCAGTTTGGCACGGTGGAGATTTACAAGGTAAAAAAATTCTCCTCCTTTGCGAACAAGGTTACGGTGATAACATTCATTTTATCCGGTATGCCTCTTTAATTGCTCAGCAAGGCGCACATATAACATTAGCTTGTTATGAAGAATTATACCGATTATTTAGCACTGTTCCTGGTATTGAGCAAATAGTAACTTCAGGAACAACTGTAGAATATGATTACTGTGCGCCGACAATGAGTTTACCTTATTTAATGGGTACTACCGCCGAAACAATCCCAACAAATATTCCTTATTTATTCCCTCCAAAAACAACTACAATTATTTTAGAATCACCCCCAGAAACTTATCTGAAAATTGGGATAGTTTGGGCAGGAAATCCAGGCAATACTAACGATCGCAATCGTTCTTGTAATTTATTAAATTTTTTACCACTTTTAGATATTCCAGGTATTACTTTTTATAGTTTACAAAAAGGTGCAAAAGCACAGGATTTAACCGCATTAAACTTAACTCAACAAATTCAAAATATTGGCGAAAAAATTAATGATTTTGCTGATACTGCGGCAGTAATTAACCAGCTAGATTTGGTAATATGTGTAGATACATCAGTTGCACATTTAGCTGGCGCAATGGGAAAACCTGTATGGGTTTTATTATCCAAAGTAGCTGATTGGCGATGGATGTTAGAAGGAGAAAATAATACTTGGTATCCAACGTTGCGTTTGTTTCGACAAACTCAATTAGGAGATTGGCATCACGTATTTCAAAAAGTAGCCTTAGAGTTAGAAAAATTAGTGGAAGAATTGCAAAATAAGACAATGGAAAATCACTTAATTGAACAAAATTTACTTCTGCTTAATGGATTTAATAAATTAAAAAAATGCCGTCATGGACTTTTACTTTATAACATTAATGATATCGAAGTAGGCAAATCTCTGGAAGCTTACGGAGAATATAAAGAAGGCGAGATTGAATTATTACAAAAAATTATTAAACCTAAAGATTTAGTTGTAGATATTGGGGCAAATATTGGGGTGAACACGGTTTCTTTTGCTCAAGCAGTTGGAAATCAAGGAACAGTTTTAGCATTTGAACCGCAAAGAGTAATTTTTCAAAATCTTTGTGCTAATTTAGCACTCAATAGTATTACTAATACTTACTGTTACAATGTGGCAGTAAGCGATACATTTTCGGCAATTAAATTGCCTGTTTTAGATTATAGTAAGCCAGATGATTTTAGTAAATTAGATATTGGTGAAGACGAGGAAGGTGAACTAGCACAAACTATTACACTGGATAGTTTGAATTTGCCGCATTGTCGTTTAATAAAGATAGATGTTGCTGGTATGGAATTGGCTGTTTTACAAGGCGCAATTAATACAATTAAAACTTTGCAACCTATTCTTTATATAAATTATCAGCCTAAAAATGATAAGTCTTTAATAAATTTTCTTGTTGAATGTGGTTATCAGTTGTATTGGCATAAAATCCCCATTTATCAAGAAAATAACTATTTACAAAATCCCGAAAATCTGTTTGGCAAAGCTGAATCAAATAGTATTTTCTGTGTTCCACCAAATTTTAATCTGAAATTAGATAATTTAAAACCAGTAAATGTTAATAAATCGGAGAATGTGAAATGA
- a CDS encoding DUF4214 domain-containing protein, translated as MNLKTITTTSLLIGLGLTQPLSAETLANSSPIVANAKPSKVNLSNSSLPNANAKQLYIQIGIQPYYVNPVLWSWGLFFGDYYDNYYDPFYSAFGYYGDRYYGNRYYNDPYYRRYDRRGYNNYYSVDRIRDIYREVLGREPDYRGLRTWLGQRRGGESLRDIRYDIARSDEAVARINQIYREVLGRNADRDGIRTWTNRLASGASISEVRRDIENSPEARSLRTRRYPRYNPYNYSQPRRYTPPTTVYPPVRTVPSRNYSFPTRNVPQNVAPAVRYPNRNFPPATFSPNDRTPTRRYSPAENYQPRRRNSPSRNVPTDYSFPTRRNSGSTFSPSVPQSTPRFQR; from the coding sequence ATGAACTTAAAAACTATAACAACTACTAGCTTACTCATTGGTTTAGGATTAACCCAGCCATTGTCTGCGGAAACTTTGGCAAATTCTTCGCCAATAGTAGCTAACGCCAAACCCAGTAAAGTTAATTTGTCAAATTCTAGCTTACCCAACGCCAACGCCAAACAGTTGTACATCCAAATTGGAATTCAACCATATTATGTCAACCCAGTGTTGTGGTCTTGGGGTCTGTTTTTTGGCGATTACTACGACAATTATTACGATCCTTTCTATAGTGCTTTTGGGTATTATGGCGATCGCTATTATGGCAATCGCTACTACAACGACCCGTACTACAGAAGGTACGATCGGCGAGGATACAACAACTATTACTCAGTCGATCGCATTCGTGACATTTACCGCGAAGTACTGGGACGCGAACCTGATTATCGTGGGTTAAGAACTTGGTTAGGACAACGCAGAGGTGGAGAATCTTTGCGCGATATTCGATATGATATCGCTCGCAGCGATGAAGCAGTCGCTAGAATTAACCAAATTTACCGCGAAGTATTGGGTCGAAATGCCGATCGAGATGGAATTAGAACTTGGACAAATCGTTTAGCTTCTGGTGCAAGTATATCCGAAGTGCGACGCGACATTGAAAATAGTCCCGAAGCACGCTCTCTCAGAACTCGACGTTATCCTCGTTATAATCCCTATAACTATTCCCAACCTAGAAGGTACACGCCACCAACAACAGTCTACCCACCAGTAAGAACTGTACCATCAAGAAATTATTCTTTCCCCACCCGCAACGTACCTCAAAATGTTGCGCCAGCGGTGAGATACCCCAACAGAAACTTTCCACCTGCTACCTTCTCACCTAATGACAGAACTCCTACTCGGAGATATTCACCCGCAGAAAACTATCAACCAAGAAGAAGAAATTCACCTTCAAGAAATGTACCAACAGATTACTCATTCCCAACTAGAAGAAACTCAGGTTCTACTTTCTCTCCTTCCGTTCCCCAAAGTACACCAAGGTTTCAAAGATAA
- a CDS encoding glycosyltransferase family 2 protein, giving the protein MFGVAVNYFGMKNYPLSVKESAKFAISLLKNCPEVTTIILVDGSATADDELRNYCQSIDTNYLHEGRVLSFAEAYNLGISKLTESWVVTMASDIYVYPGTFTTFWKFIETHKDKAIGCLIPYLSRCDFPLQRAAAHSKKHSCYSPIMTLNLNVFPKDVYEKIGGISTTYTGNFNDIDLSVKLQKNGLNIFLVNNYVQHYGRLTLRYGTNVDGRADWKNFYADYPDLKGNSELWSLRLDKFLRNPLLKLVFRIAMKVKNEKLKHKLHKLVYAMIPVMQKV; this is encoded by the coding sequence ATGTTTGGAGTAGCAGTTAATTACTTTGGGATGAAAAATTATCCACTTTCAGTGAAAGAGTCAGCTAAATTTGCCATATCACTTCTAAAAAATTGCCCAGAAGTGACAACAATTATATTAGTTGATGGTTCAGCCACAGCTGATGACGAGTTGCGAAACTATTGCCAGTCTATAGATACTAATTACCTGCATGAGGGAAGGGTTTTATCTTTTGCAGAAGCCTATAACTTGGGTATCAGTAAATTGACAGAATCCTGGGTAGTAACAATGGCATCTGATATATACGTATATCCAGGTACTTTTACTACTTTCTGGAAATTTATAGAAACGCACAAAGATAAAGCGATCGGATGTCTCATTCCCTATTTATCCCGCTGTGATTTTCCGCTACAACGTGCTGCCGCTCACTCTAAAAAGCATTCTTGTTACTCACCAATCATGACCCTAAATTTAAATGTTTTTCCAAAAGATGTATATGAAAAAATTGGCGGGATATCCACCACTTATACTGGAAATTTTAACGATATCGATCTGTCAGTTAAGCTGCAAAAAAATGGGTTAAATATTTTCTTAGTTAATAACTATGTTCAGCATTATGGTAGGCTGACACTCAGATATGGTACTAACGTAGATGGTCGTGCTGATTGGAAAAATTTCTATGCTGATTATCCAGATCTCAAAGGTAATAGCGAACTTTGGAGTTTGAGATTGGATAAATTTTTGCGTAATCCATTGTTAAAGTTAGTATTCCGTATCGCTATGAAAGTGAAAAATGAGAAGTTAAAACATAAATTGCATAAGTTGGTATATGCTATGATTCCTGTTATGCAAAAAGTTTAA
- a CDS encoding tetratricopeptide repeat protein encodes MSDSLSLRDRYFALIDEIVQTTLKGKIRSKQQVYQMLLRGINAGTGEIFEQCLSDRVNVTQSEIDNPADELKQAKATRILRALQTIEGEWQRYHQENLVASVIATATSAIVNTEADNRLIALLQAIDPNQAQPLNLDQIQQLATSLQKQAQNSSDSETNAQLQELALGLTEGLKSWGKLQEHLVSWIYDQSRGKLGFEGVPGESGPWSLWASLVDNPFPKAVFQSLALNQSVTEFVFQQTVEVSAFVELSVILQCLQRGLVNWFDKLVYDAKFGAKLSISTFITFALIWSQLASGFSARNTLSNGCFQVTLQILRTFAQQNYFPLYGGIFASFSGDYLRSAISYLDEPLRRVEGTQEKARILTLLGYSLGAIGQYDRSISFHEQALVIARSAEDRACEIANFNHISRLYVAQKNYSEAISYSQRALILSRQSGDRLGEANALANLGYSEVFQAQELDRLNTEVYEGAINYLQQGLELLERLSDSYLAGYTIQQSKAFCCTSLGIAYIVLSQPEAAISYLETGNHAAAISGDLYLQGLNLAYLAEANYSLQEIEKAIYFGTIGMYLLERISSPQWRQSAGLLTIIKGQIGADAFQNVLQKNRSLFLRQIGLDGYDYIPQLLRDYQDS; translated from the coding sequence ATGTCCGATTCTCTTTCTCTGCGCGATCGCTATTTTGCTTTAATTGATGAGATTGTCCAAACTACCTTGAAGGGAAAAATTCGCTCGAAACAGCAAGTTTATCAGATGTTGCTGCGTGGTATTAATGCGGGAACGGGAGAAATTTTTGAGCAATGTTTGAGCGATCGTGTTAACGTTACACAATCGGAAATTGATAATCCTGCCGATGAACTGAAGCAAGCAAAAGCGACTCGCATTTTGCGGGCACTGCAAACAATTGAAGGAGAATGGCAGCGGTATCATCAAGAAAATTTGGTGGCTTCGGTGATCGCTACGGCTACGAGTGCTATTGTGAATACGGAAGCTGATAATCGATTAATTGCTTTGTTGCAAGCGATCGATCCAAATCAAGCCCAACCTTTAAATTTAGACCAAATACAGCAATTAGCAACTTCTCTGCAAAAACAAGCGCAAAACTCTTCTGATTCTGAAACGAATGCACAACTTCAAGAATTAGCTTTAGGCTTGACTGAGGGTTTAAAATCTTGGGGTAAGTTACAAGAGCATTTAGTTAGCTGGATTTACGATCAAAGCCGGGGGAAATTAGGTTTTGAAGGTGTGCCTGGGGAAAGTGGTCCTTGGAGTTTGTGGGCATCTTTAGTCGATAATCCATTTCCGAAAGCGGTATTTCAAAGTTTAGCATTAAATCAGTCTGTCACCGAATTTGTGTTTCAACAAACTGTAGAAGTTTCGGCTTTTGTGGAGTTGTCGGTAATTTTACAATGTTTGCAAAGAGGGTTGGTTAATTGGTTTGATAAGCTGGTTTATGATGCTAAATTCGGTGCAAAGCTTTCGATTTCTACCTTTATTACTTTCGCGTTAATTTGGTCGCAGTTAGCTAGCGGTTTTAGTGCCAGAAATACTTTAAGTAATGGTTGTTTCCAAGTAACTTTACAAATTCTGAGAACTTTCGCGCAACAGAATTATTTTCCTTTGTATGGTGGGATTTTTGCTTCTTTTAGTGGCGATTATTTGCGATCGGCAATCAGTTATTTGGATGAACCTTTACGAAGGGTTGAGGGAACGCAAGAGAAAGCAAGAATTCTCACTTTGTTGGGGTATTCTTTAGGTGCGATCGGGCAGTACGATCGTTCAATTTCTTTTCATGAACAAGCTTTAGTAATTGCGCGATCGGCAGAAGATCGAGCTTGCGAAATTGCCAATTTTAATCATATTAGTCGGCTTTATGTAGCACAAAAAAATTACTCGGAAGCGATTAGTTATAGTCAAAGGGCGTTAATTTTAAGTCGGCAAAGTGGCGATCGTTTAGGAGAAGCTAATGCTTTAGCTAATCTTGGATACAGTGAGGTTTTTCAAGCCCAAGAATTAGATCGATTAAACACCGAAGTTTATGAAGGAGCAATTAATTATTTACAACAAGGTTTAGAGTTATTGGAAAGATTAAGTGATAGTTATTTGGCTGGATATACCATCCAACAAAGTAAAGCTTTTTGTTGTACTAGTTTGGGAATTGCCTACATTGTTTTATCTCAACCTGAAGCTGCTATTTCTTATTTAGAAACTGGGAATCACGCGGCGGCTATTTCGGGAGATTTGTATTTGCAAGGGTTGAATTTAGCTTATTTGGCTGAAGCCAATTACAGTTTACAAGAAATAGAAAAGGCGATTTACTTTGGTACAATAGGAATGTATCTTTTAGAGCGTATTTCTTCTCCGCAATGGCGACAATCAGCAGGTTTGCTGACAATTATTAAAGGTCAAATTGGTGCTGATGCTTTCCAAAATGTATTGCAAAAAAATCGATCGCTATTTCTCCGCCAAATAGGGTTAGATGGATATGATTACATACCCCAGTTGTTGAGAGATTACCAAGATTCGTAA
- a CDS encoding isochorismatase produces the protein MSTTEIAKQLPIPAYFDASKVGEVWRVPYQERAILARDWAKQYSITPAADDKTRICLLIIDAQNTFCLPDFELFVAGNSGKGAIEDNIRLCEFIYRNLGVISTIAPTMDTHTAMQIFHPIFWVNAAGENPAPATVINLDDLKNGVWQVNPVVAYHVANNDYEKLQKYAFYYVEKLSADSKYPLTIWPYHSMLGGIGHALVSAVEEAVFFHSQVRFSQTIFELKGNNPLTENYSVLRAEVLEDTNGQPIAQKNANLIKQLLEFDAIIVAGQAKSHCVAWTVDDLLTEINAKDPKLAQKVYLLADCTSPVVIPGAIDFTEQADAAFQKFANAGMHIVKSSDAIANWLDL, from the coding sequence ATGAGTACTACAGAAATAGCTAAACAATTACCGATTCCTGCTTACTTTGATGCTAGTAAAGTAGGAGAAGTTTGGCGAGTACCTTATCAGGAAAGAGCGATATTAGCTAGAGATTGGGCAAAGCAATATAGTATTACTCCTGCTGCTGACGATAAAACTCGAATTTGTTTGTTAATTATAGATGCTCAAAATACATTTTGTTTGCCTGATTTTGAATTATTTGTGGCTGGTAATTCGGGCAAAGGTGCAATTGAAGATAATATCAGATTATGTGAGTTTATTTACCGGAATTTGGGTGTAATTAGTACGATCGCACCGACAATGGATACCCATACAGCGATGCAAATTTTTCATCCTATCTTCTGGGTAAATGCAGCAGGAGAAAACCCAGCACCAGCAACAGTTATTAATCTTGATGATTTAAAAAATGGAGTTTGGCAAGTTAACCCAGTCGTCGCTTATCATGTAGCAAATAATGACTATGAAAAGTTACAAAAATACGCTTTTTATTATGTAGAAAAATTGAGTGCTGATAGCAAATATCCTTTAACAATTTGGCCTTATCATTCTATGTTGGGTGGTATTGGTCACGCTTTAGTTTCCGCAGTGGAAGAAGCGGTATTTTTCCACAGTCAAGTACGGTTTAGCCAAACCATTTTTGAGCTTAAAGGTAATAATCCTTTAACAGAAAATTACTCTGTTTTACGAGCCGAAGTTTTAGAAGATACTAACGGTCAACCGATCGCACAAAAAAATGCTAACTTAATTAAGCAACTTCTAGAATTTGATGCGATAATTGTAGCCGGACAAGCAAAAAGTCACTGTGTCGCTTGGACAGTTGATGATTTACTGACAGAAATCAACGCCAAAGACCCGAAACTTGCTCAAAAAGTTTACTTATTGGCAGATTGTACATCCCCAGTCGTTATTCCGGGAGCGATCGATTTTACAGAACAAGCAGATGCAGCTTTTCAAAAGTTTGCGAATGCAGGAATGCACATTGTTAAATCTAGCGATGCGATCGCTAATTGGCTAGATTTGTAA
- a CDS encoding CHASE domain-containing protein: protein MSSAQKNLYTPAWLILAIGTILSIIATLNVAKWEKESHRAEFKNQADKLATALQESVNTNLGILRATNSFYAASQKVDRKEFSTFIQDFMTRYPGILAFSWSSRVSAAERQKYEQAVQAEGFPNFEILERGTQGKMLRAGERPEYFPVTYIEAKQSQTGALGYDLNSEYSRRIPLEKARDTGKMAATERIKIFTTKQLGFLTFQPIYRHDANLKTVESRRENFQGVTTAVFQISDIVKAALVGLQLQHIDFYLLDDSAPQEERFLSFYQSRKNLVIADINRKFSEPINTGSFCYYNFCKRSLQVADRQWTLFLIPKAQYIGIQSFWRAGITLFSGLFLTGFVTAYLLSSLRHTSQVENLVFERTIQAKQLRETLQTLQQNMEMLDLANDSIIIRDLDNKINYWNQGSERLYGWKKSEAVGQYTHILLKTEFPKSREEVFNEFLAKGYWEGELIHTKRDGTKITVESRWTLQRDDRGNAIAMLEINNDITQRKQAEAAIHQLAEREREKANQLKQTLEELQRTQTQLIQTEKMSSLGQLVAGVAHEINNPVNFIYGNLSHTNDYIQELIELLRLYKNNYPNPVTEIKEYYENSEIEFLIEDLPKVLSSMKIGTERIRQIVLSLRNFSRFDQADMKSVDIHEGIDNTLLILQNRLKAKPNHPPIEVIKEYGKLPKIECYAGQLNQVFMNIISNAIDALDNHNEQRSKQEIANNPSIIKIATAVIGEGTAENPQRVLIKIADNGPGINPDTKKRLFDPFFTTKPVGKGTGLGLSISYQIVVEKHGGVLNCESELGKGTEFYIEIPMTQQQKTAIKELSI, encoded by the coding sequence ATGTCTTCAGCACAAAAGAACCTTTACACTCCAGCATGGTTAATATTGGCTATAGGTACTATCCTATCAATTATTGCTACCCTCAATGTAGCTAAATGGGAAAAAGAAAGCCATCGTGCCGAATTTAAAAACCAAGCAGATAAGTTAGCTACTGCTCTGCAAGAAAGTGTTAATACTAACTTAGGGATTCTCCGTGCTACTAATAGCTTTTATGCTGCGTCACAAAAAGTCGATCGCAAAGAATTTTCCACCTTTATTCAAGATTTTATGACTAGATATCCGGGTATTTTAGCATTCAGTTGGTCTAGTCGAGTGTCAGCCGCAGAGCGCCAAAAGTACGAGCAAGCAGTTCAAGCCGAAGGTTTTCCTAATTTTGAAATTTTAGAACGGGGAACCCAAGGTAAAATGCTGAGAGCCGGAGAACGCCCTGAATATTTTCCCGTAACTTATATAGAAGCGAAACAAAGCCAAACTGGAGCTTTAGGCTATGATTTAAATTCGGAATATTCCCGTCGTATCCCATTAGAAAAAGCTAGAGATACAGGGAAAATGGCAGCTACAGAACGCATCAAAATCTTTACGACTAAACAACTGGGATTTTTAACTTTTCAACCTATTTATCGCCATGATGCAAATTTGAAGACTGTGGAATCTCGCCGGGAGAATTTTCAAGGAGTTACAACAGCAGTTTTTCAAATTTCTGATATTGTCAAAGCTGCTTTAGTAGGGTTGCAGTTGCAACATATTGATTTTTATTTATTAGATGATTCTGCTCCCCAGGAAGAGCGTTTTTTGTCTTTTTATCAATCTCGAAAAAACTTAGTTATAGCTGATATTAATCGCAAATTTTCTGAGCCAATTAATACTGGATCTTTTTGTTACTACAATTTTTGTAAACGAAGTCTTCAAGTTGCCGATCGCCAATGGACGCTTTTCTTAATTCCCAAAGCTCAATATATAGGCATTCAATCTTTTTGGAGAGCCGGAATAACGCTGTTTAGTGGGTTGTTTTTAACTGGATTTGTTACTGCTTATTTACTAAGTTCATTACGTCATACTTCGCAAGTAGAAAATTTGGTTTTTGAACGTACAATTCAAGCAAAACAATTACGAGAAACTTTACAGACTTTACAACAAAATATGGAAATGCTGGATTTAGCTAATGATAGCATTATTATTCGTGATTTAGATAACAAAATTAATTATTGGAATCAAGGTTCAGAAAGGTTATATGGGTGGAAAAAATCAGAAGCTGTTGGTCAATATACACATATTTTATTAAAAACTGAATTTCCTAAATCTCGTGAAGAAGTTTTTAATGAATTTTTAGCCAAAGGTTATTGGGAAGGTGAGTTAATTCATACTAAGCGAGATGGGACAAAAATTACGGTAGAAAGTCGTTGGACTTTACAAAGAGACGATCGAGGAAATGCGATCGCTATGCTAGAAATTAATAATGATATTACTCAGCGCAAACAAGCCGAAGCAGCCATCCATCAACTCGCCGAAAGAGAACGAGAAAAAGCTAATCAACTAAAGCAAACATTAGAAGAATTACAAAGAACTCAAACCCAACTTATTCAAACCGAAAAAATGTCTAGCTTAGGTCAACTAGTCGCCGGAGTTGCCCATGAAATCAATAATCCAGTAAACTTTATTTATGGCAATTTATCCCACACCAACGATTACATTCAAGAATTAATAGAATTATTACGTCTCTATAAAAATAATTATCCCAATCCAGTAACAGAAATTAAAGAATACTATGAGAATAGTGAAATTGAGTTTTTAATTGAAGACTTACCAAAAGTTTTATCTTCTATGAAAATCGGTACAGAAAGAATCAGGCAAATTGTTTTGAGTCTCCGCAATTTTTCTCGCTTCGATCAAGCAGATATGAAATCAGTAGATATCCATGAAGGCATTGATAATACCTTATTAATTTTACAAAATAGATTGAAAGCTAAACCCAATCATCCACCTATTGAAGTAATTAAAGAATATGGCAAATTACCTAAAATTGAATGCTACGCCGGACAACTGAATCAAGTATTTATGAATATTATTTCTAATGCGATCGATGCCTTAGATAATCATAACGAACAGCGTTCTAAGCAAGAAATTGCAAATAATCCCAGCATTATTAAAATTGCTACCGCAGTTATTGGAGAAGGAACCGCAGAAAATCCGCAACGAGTTTTAATCAAAATAGCCGATAATGGCCCAGGGATAAATCCCGACACAAAAAAGCGACTATTCGATCCATTTTTTACCACAAAACCAGTAGGTAAAGGAACTGGTTTAGGTTTATCTATTAGTTACCAAATAGTCGTAGAAAAGCATGGTGGTGTACTCAATTGTGAATCAGAATTAGGCAAAGGTACAGAATTTTATATTGAAATTCCAATGACTCAGCAACAAAAAACCGCTATAAAAGAATTAAGTATATAA